In a genomic window of Primulina huaijiensis isolate GDHJ02 chromosome 10, ASM1229523v2, whole genome shotgun sequence:
- the LOC140985786 gene encoding uncharacterized protein — MTCKYIYSHVVRLMNESETIYIEFEGAMFGRPKNILLLREYILRFMEMREIGARQILVYMGHLYKYLREEDRADYISFVDPGSIHTCPIGKDGRDLSRYIADKLEAVCRDNICLIPYNIRYHWILTIINEDKNMIYLLDSTAYRNRDNAKKTIVINGVKMYNVSKGISQRPCFKQLTV, encoded by the exons ATGACATGCAAGTATATCTACTCACATGTTGTAAGATTGATGAATGAATCGGAGACCATATACATAGAGTTTGAGGGCGCTATGTTTGGACGTCCTAAAAACATACTGTTGCTAAGAGAATATATCTTACGATTTATGGAGATGAGAGAGATAGGCGCCAGACAAATTTTGGTTTACATGGG TCACCTCTACAAATATTTGAGAGAGGAAGACAGGGCTGATTATATTTCATTTGTGGATCCCGGTAGCATACATACATGCCCAATTGGCAAAGATGGTCGTGATTTATCACGATATATTGCTGACAAGTTGGAAGCAGTGTGTAGAGACAATATCTGCCTTATCCCATACAACATTAG GTACCATTGGATCTTGactatcatcaatgaagataaaaatatgatatatttattggaCTCTACGGCTTACAGAAATCGAGACAATGCAAAGAAAACTATAGTGATCAA TGGGGTCAAAATGTACAATGTCTCGAAGGGTATTTCTCAAAGGCCGTGTTTTAAACAATTGACGGTATGA